A stretch of the Xanthocytophaga agilis genome encodes the following:
- a CDS encoding SDR family oxidoreductase, translating to MKNQQNHSTELNGKTALVTGGTKGIGKAIADRLAEAGAQVIVTARNHPGDANLDHYFIAADLTQPEDVTKMAEEIDEKFGTVDILIDNIGGLTTPGGGYSTLTDEHWENELQLNLLAAIRLDRTLLPKMVDQQSGVIIHISSVAGKQPLWNLNMAYAVSKAALNSYSKTLATELASKGVRVLTVSPGATKTPPMVKVIEDFATASGLSFEEGQTQLMNQVGGIPMGRMAEPEEVASLVHFLVSPAAAYLTGTNYAIDGGSLPVVV from the coding sequence ATGAAAAACCAACAAAATCACAGTACAGAACTTAACGGAAAAACAGCACTTGTAACCGGAGGAACTAAAGGAATCGGAAAAGCTATCGCAGATCGTTTGGCAGAAGCAGGTGCTCAGGTTATCGTAACAGCCCGAAATCATCCTGGCGATGCGAACTTAGATCATTATTTTATTGCAGCTGATTTAACTCAACCGGAAGATGTCACAAAAATGGCAGAGGAGATAGATGAAAAGTTTGGAACAGTAGATATTCTAATTGATAACATAGGTGGCTTAACCACTCCTGGAGGAGGGTATAGCACCCTAACGGATGAACACTGGGAAAATGAGCTGCAACTGAATCTACTGGCTGCTATCCGACTAGACAGAACCTTATTGCCTAAAATGGTTGATCAGCAAAGTGGTGTGATTATTCATATCTCCTCTGTAGCAGGCAAACAGCCTCTGTGGAATCTCAATATGGCGTATGCAGTTTCCAAAGCAGCATTGAATAGTTATAGCAAAACATTAGCGACCGAACTTGCCTCCAAAGGTGTACGTGTTCTGACTGTCTCTCCGGGGGCTACTAAAACACCGCCTATGGTAAAAGTTATTGAAGATTTTGCTACTGCTTCGGGCCTATCATTTGAAGAGGGACAAACTCAATTGATGAATCAGGTAGGGGGTATCCCGATGGGACGGATGGCTGAACCGGAAGAGGTAGCATCGCTGGTTCATTTTCTGGTATCACCAGCAGCTGCGTATCTCACCGGAACAAACTATGCTATCGATGGCGGATCGCTGCCTGTTGTAGTGTAA
- a CDS encoding DUF7619 domain-containing protein, producing MRKILYLFVGLLLLSGSSVIGQDYYIKGGMGTNSIPRPLGIAFDENGYLYAISGSRILIKTDPTGKILFLSGKEGLGNGQFSIPADIAINKQGNIFVTDNGFSYVQKFDSKGNFLLKFGDRDSTDGNKPSLQGVKVDQQGNIWVTDISNHCVRKFDPSGKLLLKFGSFGSGDGQFNYPKGIAVDAENNIWIADRRNYRIQKFDSNGRFLFKFGREGTVDGTLSAPDYIMIDKQNNIWITQQGNSIQKFDPTGKFLLRIGSYGNEDGQFRTPTGIAVDAQGVIWIADWDNSRIQKFDSGGKLLGMIGWTSVNKLRTLVHMSLDDKGNIWNYGISGMTKYDSDGNYITKFGSDLYVKNVVRDKQDVLWVVDYGYSRILKFDTTGMFLNVFIDKGITDGQVANPTDLAFDKEGNIWVVNSYTQCLQKFDRTGKFLQKFGSKGDGNGQFGSPECLTIDHLGNLWVGDYKNRNIQKFDSNGRFLLKIALRYLEKDTYSTPLDILEDQQGNIWVLDQYGIQKFDSNGELITKINSIPSPRNIQLNKNGELCCLCELGVLIFSTDSKQTLLTGRIFSDENQNCRFDDTEQSLPGIIVVAQPGNYYGFTSPAGGYQIAVNPGTYTVSQVLVQTNGKQLQPVCPANNVSPEITLKSGDIENVDFANKVTTYPFLVSSVTSDRRRRCMNGTTAISYHNTGYTTAENVKVYVKCPPHIIFKSADKPYIIDKDSNYVFSIGVLMPNQAGSIWISDSVACVASVRGLTACTKVWIMPANDYALPEESQWDNSNIILNGKCVENGKVHMVIKNIGQFMADSAEFRILFDAQLALNSKYKLESGDSLVLKIPANGKTIRLEADQRPGHPHKMQTNLTIEGCVSSVNDIISKGYVDMLPQDDAEPEVAIQCLPIVDSFDPNDKLVSPRGTTTNHYTPTSSELKYTIRFQNTGTDYAYKVVVIDTLSENLDIATLQIGAASHSYSLKMSGKGKPVLTWTFSDINLPDSTHDQKGSNGFIQFSIKPKAELPEKTQIENFADIIFDYNDPVRTNTTTNVLYDVPPVIAPENQLSKKGVIFLPPTISSFTPETAKVGEQITIIGTNYQEVSSDNLVKINGMIATVVTATETQLVVTVPTGVTIGKVSVTTLGGTAISEVEFTPSPTATEQPVWSRSIVVSPNPTDGKVTVDISKASVQIQEIEIYNHLGQRINSQIISRSTIRKEINLSDNGAGIYLIVFKTDKGNASQKVILK from the coding sequence ATGAGAAAAATTCTATACTTATTTGTTGGATTATTACTATTGTCTGGATCATCTGTAATTGGACAGGATTATTATATTAAGGGAGGAATGGGTACTAATTCAATTCCACGTCCATTAGGAATTGCTTTTGATGAAAATGGTTATTTATATGCTATTAGCGGATCAAGAATACTCATAAAAACTGATCCTACAGGAAAAATACTTTTTCTAAGTGGTAAGGAGGGACTAGGTAACGGACAATTTAGTATTCCAGCCGATATTGCGATCAATAAACAGGGAAACATTTTTGTAACAGATAATGGATTTTCTTATGTACAAAAATTTGATTCTAAGGGTAACTTTTTACTCAAATTTGGAGATAGAGATAGCACAGATGGTAATAAACCCTCCCTTCAAGGTGTAAAAGTTGATCAACAAGGCAATATATGGGTAACAGATATAAGTAACCACTGCGTACGAAAATTTGATCCAAGTGGAAAACTATTACTTAAATTTGGATCATTTGGTTCAGGAGATGGGCAGTTTAATTATCCTAAAGGAATCGCGGTTGATGCAGAAAATAATATCTGGATAGCAGATAGAAGAAACTATCGTATTCAGAAGTTTGACTCTAATGGGAGGTTTTTGTTCAAGTTTGGTAGGGAAGGAACTGTTGATGGAACGCTTTCTGCCCCTGACTACATTATGATTGATAAACAGAATAATATTTGGATAACTCAACAAGGAAATAGTATTCAAAAATTTGATCCTACAGGGAAATTCTTGCTTCGCATTGGTTCATACGGGAATGAAGATGGACAATTTCGCACTCCAACTGGTATTGCTGTTGATGCCCAGGGTGTAATCTGGATTGCAGACTGGGACAATAGTCGTATCCAAAAGTTTGATTCAGGGGGCAAGTTATTAGGTATGATTGGATGGACCTCTGTTAACAAACTTAGAACACTTGTACACATGAGTTTAGACGATAAAGGAAATATATGGAACTATGGAATAAGTGGAATGACAAAATACGATTCTGATGGTAATTATATAACTAAGTTTGGATCTGACCTTTATGTTAAGAATGTTGTGCGGGATAAACAAGATGTTCTATGGGTTGTTGATTATGGATATAGTCGTATTTTAAAATTTGATACAACAGGTATGTTCTTAAATGTATTTATTGACAAAGGTATTACAGACGGGCAGGTTGCCAACCCAACCGATCTTGCTTTTGATAAAGAAGGGAATATCTGGGTTGTTAATTCCTATACACAATGTTTACAAAAATTTGATCGGACAGGGAAGTTCTTGCAGAAGTTTGGTAGTAAAGGAGATGGAAATGGTCAATTTGGCTCTCCCGAATGTTTAACTATTGATCATCTTGGAAACCTTTGGGTCGGAGATTACAAAAATAGGAATATCCAGAAGTTTGATTCCAATGGAAGGTTTTTGTTAAAGATAGCATTGAGATATCTGGAGAAAGATACATATAGCACTCCTTTGGATATTCTTGAAGACCAGCAGGGCAATATTTGGGTGCTTGATCAATATGGTATTCAAAAGTTTGATTCCAATGGCGAATTAATTACAAAAATAAATAGCATTCCCAGTCCCAGAAATATTCAGCTGAATAAGAATGGAGAGCTTTGTTGTCTTTGTGAACTGGGAGTATTAATTTTTTCGACAGATAGTAAACAAACCTTACTTACTGGGCGCATTTTTTCAGATGAAAATCAGAATTGTCGGTTTGATGATACGGAACAGTCATTACCAGGCATAATAGTAGTAGCACAACCTGGTAATTATTATGGATTTACTAGTCCTGCTGGAGGTTACCAGATCGCGGTAAATCCAGGAACTTATACAGTTAGTCAAGTCCTTGTGCAGACAAATGGAAAGCAATTACAGCCTGTCTGTCCTGCAAACAATGTTTCTCCAGAAATTACGCTAAAAAGTGGTGATATTGAAAATGTAGACTTTGCTAACAAAGTCACTACTTATCCTTTTCTAGTAAGCAGCGTGACCTCTGATCGTCGACGCAGATGTATGAATGGAACAACGGCTATTTCTTATCACAACACAGGTTATACAACAGCTGAAAACGTAAAAGTATATGTTAAATGTCCACCACATATCATCTTCAAATCTGCAGATAAGCCATATATTATTGACAAAGATTCTAATTATGTATTTTCTATTGGGGTATTGATGCCTAATCAGGCAGGTAGTATCTGGATTTCAGATTCCGTAGCCTGTGTTGCCAGTGTAAGAGGCCTTACAGCTTGTACAAAAGTCTGGATTATGCCTGCCAATGACTATGCCTTACCAGAAGAGTCTCAATGGGATAACTCTAATATTATACTTAATGGTAAATGTGTGGAAAATGGTAAAGTGCATATGGTAATCAAAAATATTGGACAGTTTATGGCTGATAGCGCCGAGTTCAGAATATTGTTCGATGCCCAACTCGCTTTGAACAGCAAATATAAGCTGGAATCAGGGGACAGTTTAGTGTTAAAAATCCCTGCCAATGGAAAAACTATTCGTTTAGAAGCTGATCAGAGACCAGGTCATCCCCATAAAATGCAAACTAACCTTACGATTGAGGGTTGTGTGTCTTCTGTTAATGATATAATTAGTAAAGGCTATGTGGATATGTTACCTCAAGATGATGCAGAACCTGAAGTAGCTATTCAGTGTTTACCAATCGTTGATTCGTTTGATCCCAATGACAAGCTAGTAAGTCCTCGCGGAACTACGACAAATCATTATACTCCAACAAGTTCTGAGTTAAAGTATACTATTCGCTTTCAAAATACAGGGACTGACTATGCTTATAAAGTTGTGGTTATAGATACATTATCAGAAAACCTGGATATTGCTACATTACAGATTGGAGCAGCATCACATAGTTATTCATTAAAAATGAGTGGCAAAGGAAAACCTGTATTAACCTGGACTTTTAGTGATATTAATCTTCCTGACAGCACACATGACCAGAAAGGTAGTAATGGCTTTATTCAGTTCTCGATCAAGCCAAAAGCAGAGTTACCAGAGAAGACACAAATAGAAAACTTTGCCGATATTATTTTCGATTATAATGATCCTGTACGGACCAATACTACAACCAATGTACTCTATGATGTACCTCCGGTTATTGCTCCAGAAAATCAGCTATCTAAAAAAGGAGTAATATTTCTACCACCTACTATCAGCAGCTTTACTCCTGAGACAGCTAAGGTTGGTGAACAAATCACTATAATTGGGACTAACTACCAAGAAGTATCATCAGATAATCTTGTTAAAATTAATGGTATGATTGCTACTGTAGTTACGGCTACGGAAACTCAATTAGTTGTAACAGTTCCTACAGGAGTAACGATTGGTAAAGTAAGTGTCACTACTCTTGGTGGGACTGCCATTAGTGAAGTTGAATTTACTCCTTCACCTACTGCTACAGAGCAACCTGTCTGGAGCCGATCAATTGTAGTCTCTCCCAATCCAACAGATGGAAAGGTGACTGTTGATATCTCAAAAGCATCTGTTCAGATCCAGGAAATAGAGATTTATAACCATTTAGGACAAAGAATCAACTCACAAATCATATCAAGATCAACCATCAGAAAGGAAATAAACTTGTCTGATAATGGTGCAGGTATCTATTTGATTGTTTTTAAAACGGACAAGGGGAATGCAAGTCAAAAAGTAATTCTCAAATAA
- a CDS encoding TetR/AcrR family transcriptional regulator, with the protein MARNVEFDEEVAIQKAMEVFSEKGYNGTSLRDLTDAMKINSSSLYNTIGDKQELFVRCVKHYTEIRKRDLQRRATSAESPFTILVNYIHDAVAEIVSGTESCMTVKAAFEVATNDQRIKDILKEDSEYSYQFICSHISKAMEKGEISSEEDPQLLADYFISTWTGWNESYILYKDPVKIQRMANYFIKQLSK; encoded by the coding sequence ATGGCACGGAATGTTGAATTTGATGAAGAGGTAGCAATCCAAAAGGCTATGGAAGTCTTTTCGGAGAAGGGCTATAACGGCACTTCTCTTCGTGACCTGACCGATGCCATGAAGATAAACAGCAGCAGCCTCTATAATACTATCGGTGATAAACAAGAGTTGTTTGTCCGATGTGTGAAGCACTATACAGAGATCCGGAAAAGAGATCTTCAAAGGCGGGCTACAAGTGCAGAATCACCCTTTACCATATTGGTAAACTACATTCATGATGCTGTGGCAGAGATTGTCAGTGGCACTGAGAGTTGTATGACTGTCAAGGCAGCTTTTGAAGTGGCAACCAATGATCAGCGAATAAAGGATATCCTAAAGGAAGATAGCGAATACTCCTATCAGTTTATATGCTCTCATATCTCAAAAGCAATGGAAAAGGGTGAAATCTCCAGCGAAGAAGATCCTCAGCTTCTGGCAGATTACTTTATCAGTACCTGGACTGGATGGAATGAATCGTATATTCTGTACAAAGATCCTGTCAAAATCCAGCGAATGGCCAACTATTTCATTAAACAACTTTCCAAATAA
- a CDS encoding helix-turn-helix domain-containing protein: protein MEQEETKDVCQYKTSVACVSNLRAAKDVMDVIQGKWRIPIIVALTYGNKRFGEILRDLGDISPKVLSKELKSLEESKLVIRTTYDTIPVTVEYSLTPLGLSLEKVLDPLIGWGIHFRKEIIN from the coding sequence ATGGAACAAGAAGAGACAAAAGACGTATGTCAGTACAAGACAAGTGTCGCCTGCGTGTCTAATTTAAGGGCTGCCAAAGATGTTATGGATGTGATTCAGGGCAAATGGCGCATCCCTATCATTGTGGCACTGACATATGGCAACAAACGATTTGGGGAGATACTAAGAGATCTTGGTGATATTTCGCCCAAAGTGCTATCCAAGGAATTAAAGTCGCTGGAGGAAAGTAAACTCGTTATCCGTACCACCTATGACACGATTCCTGTAACAGTGGAATATTCACTCACACCGCTTGGACTTTCTCTGGAAAAAGTGCTGGATCCATTAATTGGTTGGGGAATACATTTCAGAAAGGAAATTATAAACTAA
- a CDS encoding DinB family protein → MDLKTSLLTEFTYEAFLTRRMLELIPFDKANWKPHEKSMKLQELALHIATIPTWVSRIITTQELNLATTTETNFLTSDEQESASGQTVQTVNLQNTSQLLALFDANTQQALADVEATTNEDLMQTWTMRDGKKVFFSLPRIAAIRNMAQNHTVHHRGQLGVYLRLQNIPLPSVYGSTADVMV, encoded by the coding sequence ATGGATCTAAAAACCTCACTGTTAACTGAATTTACCTACGAAGCATTTCTCACACGCAGAATGCTGGAGCTTATCCCTTTTGATAAAGCAAACTGGAAGCCCCACGAAAAAAGCATGAAATTGCAGGAACTGGCACTACACATAGCCACTATACCTACTTGGGTAAGTCGTATCATCACTACTCAGGAGCTGAACCTGGCTACTACCACAGAAACGAACTTTCTGACTAGTGACGAGCAGGAGTCTGCCTCTGGACAAACCGTACAGACGGTAAACTTGCAAAACACGTCACAGCTTCTGGCTCTGTTTGATGCCAACACCCAACAAGCCCTTGCAGATGTAGAGGCTACTACCAATGAAGACCTTATGCAGACATGGACTATGCGGGATGGGAAGAAGGTATTTTTCTCACTCCCGCGTATAGCAGCGATACGCAACATGGCACAAAATCATACTGTGCATCACCGCGGACAATTAGGAGTGTATTTACGTTTGCAAAATATACCCTTGCCCAGTGTATATGGTTCTACTGCTGATGTAATGGTGTAG
- a CDS encoding leucine-rich repeat domain-containing protein, which translates to MPVIRTLDSLLEMIKSPDIELVKKAFILARNSEFASAFNKYINQLLPVYQQQFKSKRVAINAASCHQLFQSPHLYHYQPAGNTLPEIIFDLVNLQKLVIEQSSLSFLSDKIESLQNLEQLCLRKNQLSKLPQSIGKLSKLVLLDLPNNQIQKLPEQLGDLHNLERLEVVGNRLTNLPDTIQNLKNLKKLDFGGNFFTHLPRWISALPRLRSLYCYENQLSILPDEVSYLPSLESIICSYNQLASLPESITGAKTLTALNCSHNKLTHLPRHLENMEQLEVLRINHNNLSQLPTGLENLKNLTHLSIHFNPFPIIPEVICQMKSLQYIDCDKTQLRSLSACFPSLSNLKNCSIYKK; encoded by the coding sequence ATGCCAGTTATCCGTACGTTGGACTCGCTCCTGGAAATGATCAAATCGCCAGATATTGAACTGGTAAAAAAGGCCTTTATTCTGGCAAGAAATTCTGAGTTTGCCTCTGCATTTAACAAGTACATCAATCAACTGTTGCCTGTTTATCAGCAACAGTTTAAAAGTAAACGAGTTGCCATCAATGCGGCTAGTTGCCATCAACTTTTTCAGTCCCCACATTTATACCATTACCAACCGGCAGGCAACACTCTGCCTGAAATCATTTTTGATCTGGTCAATCTTCAGAAACTTGTAATTGAACAATCATCGCTTTCCTTTCTTTCCGACAAAATAGAATCTTTACAAAATCTGGAGCAACTATGTCTTAGAAAAAATCAGTTAAGCAAATTACCCCAAAGTATAGGGAAGCTTTCCAAACTGGTTTTATTAGATCTTCCCAATAATCAGATACAAAAATTGCCTGAGCAGCTTGGAGATTTACATAATCTGGAGAGGTTAGAAGTGGTTGGTAACCGGCTTACCAACTTGCCAGATACGATTCAAAATCTGAAAAATCTGAAAAAACTTGACTTTGGAGGCAATTTTTTCACACATCTTCCTAGGTGGATTTCGGCATTGCCTAGATTGAGATCTCTTTATTGCTATGAGAATCAGTTATCCATTCTGCCAGATGAGGTATCTTATCTACCAAGTCTGGAATCTATTATTTGCAGTTATAATCAACTCGCATCCTTACCTGAGAGTATAACGGGAGCCAAAACGCTAACTGCACTAAACTGTTCACACAACAAATTAACACATTTGCCAAGGCACCTGGAAAATATGGAGCAGTTGGAAGTATTAAGAATAAACCACAACAATCTTTCTCAACTACCAACAGGTTTAGAAAATCTGAAGAATCTGACTCATTTGTCTATACACTTTAATCCCTTCCCAATCATTCCCGAAGTGATTTGCCAAATGAAGAGCCTGCAATACATTGATTGTGATAAGACGCAGCTACGTTCTCTGTCTGCTTGTTTTCCATCACTATCAAATTTGAAGAACTGTAGTATATACAAAAAGTAA
- a CDS encoding Cof-type HAD-IIB family hydrolase — protein sequence MQTFQSNSMPEKSPSVKAVFFDIDGTLVSFTTHAVPDSTQKAIKALQEKGIKVIIATGRSITAIDHIRYLNFDGFITFNGGCCVGPDGSVLFRKAIDPNDIQTLLDYTEHNPLSFSLMYENSVSINDVTPEVAGMYAHLNLPVPPLVHREHTDITGVLQANIFLSPEDEVAFMPKVMPNCVASRWTPLFADVNPIGQSKQVGIDVFCQYFGIDVSETMSFGDGGNDITMLKYTGIGVAMGNANENVKEIADYITEDVDNDGIFKALVHFKVI from the coding sequence ATGCAAACTTTTCAATCCAATTCTATGCCGGAGAAATCACCTTCGGTTAAGGCTGTTTTTTTTGACATTGATGGCACTCTTGTCAGTTTCACTACCCATGCAGTACCCGATTCAACACAAAAGGCTATCAAAGCACTTCAGGAAAAAGGAATCAAGGTAATCATTGCCACAGGACGTTCAATTACAGCTATCGATCATATCCGGTACCTGAATTTTGATGGATTCATCACATTTAATGGGGGATGCTGTGTTGGACCAGACGGAAGTGTATTATTTCGTAAAGCCATTGACCCAAATGACATACAAACATTGCTTGACTACACAGAGCACAATCCCCTGAGCTTTTCATTAATGTATGAGAACAGTGTATCTATCAACGATGTCACACCTGAAGTTGCCGGTATGTATGCACACCTGAACCTGCCCGTTCCTCCTTTGGTACATAGAGAGCATACGGATATCACAGGCGTTCTACAAGCCAACATCTTTCTAAGTCCTGAAGATGAAGTGGCGTTTATGCCAAAGGTGATGCCCAACTGTGTAGCCTCCCGATGGACTCCGCTGTTTGCTGATGTGAATCCCATAGGACAAAGCAAACAGGTAGGTATTGATGTTTTCTGCCAGTATTTCGGAATTGATGTCTCTGAGACCATGTCATTTGGCGATGGGGGGAATGATATTACCATGTTGAAATATACCGGAATAGGGGTAGCAATGGGCAATGCCAACGAGAATGTAAAAGAAATCGCAGATTACATCACAGAGGATGTGGACAATGACGGTATATTCAAGGCATTGGTACATTTTAAGGTGATTTAG
- a CDS encoding helix-turn-helix transcriptional regulator, translating to MENTKPIRIKTISEFHKLRALLKPAHPLISIVDYSDIHFFPEEGKEVVAIFDFYSISIKSGVTGKLKYGQQQYDFDEGIMFFIGPNQVFGVEIDQEELQKATGWIMLIHPDFLWNTSLGKNMKKYEFFHYAVNEALFLSEKEEIIINGIVQNIQNEYRSNIDKFSQDIIISQLETLLNYSERFYSRQFLTRKISSHQILDRLEKVLTDYFNSEELLTKGVPTVQYISDQLNVSPTYLRSLLKVLTGQNTQQHIHNKLIEKAKEKLSTTELTVSEIAYELGFEHMQSFSKLFKTKTNLSPLEFRQSFS from the coding sequence ATGGAAAATACAAAACCTATTCGGATAAAAACGATAAGTGAATTTCATAAACTGAGAGCTTTGCTTAAGCCTGCACACCCGCTTATCAGCATCGTGGATTATTCAGACATTCATTTTTTCCCGGAAGAAGGGAAGGAGGTTGTTGCCATATTTGACTTTTACTCCATTTCTATCAAGTCAGGAGTAACTGGAAAACTGAAATATGGTCAGCAACAATACGATTTTGATGAAGGCATTATGTTCTTTATCGGGCCTAATCAGGTATTTGGCGTAGAGATAGATCAGGAGGAATTACAAAAAGCGACAGGTTGGATTATGCTCATTCATCCGGATTTTCTTTGGAATACATCTTTGGGGAAAAATATGAAGAAGTACGAATTCTTTCACTATGCAGTAAACGAAGCCTTATTTCTTTCTGAAAAAGAAGAAATAATTATTAATGGCATTGTGCAGAATATTCAGAATGAGTACCGCTCAAACATTGATAAATTCAGCCAGGATATTATTATCTCACAACTTGAAACGTTGCTCAACTACAGCGAACGCTTTTACAGTCGTCAGTTTCTTACCCGAAAAATAAGCAGCCATCAAATTCTTGACCGACTGGAGAAGGTATTGACTGACTATTTCAACAGTGAAGAGTTACTCACAAAAGGAGTGCCTACAGTGCAGTACATTTCAGATCAACTGAATGTTTCACCCACCTATCTCCGTAGTTTACTCAAAGTGCTCACAGGGCAAAATACCCAGCAGCATATACACAACAAACTGATTGAAAAAGCCAAAGAAAAACTATCTACAACCGAATTGACCGTAAGTGAAATAGCCTACGAACTGGGCTTTGAGCATATGCAATCGTTTAGCAAGTTATTCAAAACAAAGACCAACCTTTCTCCGCTGGAATTCCGACAATCGTTTAGCTAA
- a CDS encoding SDR family oxidoreductase encodes MELKNSTILITGGTSGIGLEFVKQLTQQGANIIITGRNLDKLNETKKQFPQVAIFQSDVSNPKDIEELFQKVTRQFPDLNIIINNAGIMRNLSLHDTSMSLENITAELDIDLSGVIQMNHQFLPHLKTKESAAIVNISSGLAFIPFPVSPIYSAAKAGLHAYTRVLRLQLRNTPVKVFEIAPPATDTSLGDAFTGLVDPSMNMKVDKMVSQSIQGLLKDNLEIKPGMSKMMKTLGRFAPDFALNFMHSSIEKARRNK; translated from the coding sequence ATGGAACTAAAAAACAGCACAATCCTGATTACAGGCGGAACCAGTGGTATCGGTTTGGAATTCGTAAAACAACTGACACAGCAAGGAGCAAACATAATCATCACAGGACGTAACCTGGATAAACTGAACGAAACCAAAAAACAATTTCCACAAGTTGCCATCTTTCAAAGCGATGTCAGTAATCCCAAAGACATTGAAGAGCTTTTCCAAAAGGTTACCCGGCAGTTTCCCGATCTGAACATTATTATCAATAATGCGGGTATTATGCGTAATCTGAGCTTACACGATACCAGTATGAGTCTGGAGAACATTACAGCAGAACTGGATATAGATCTGTCAGGCGTGATTCAGATGAATCATCAGTTTCTGCCTCACTTGAAAACAAAAGAATCGGCTGCTATTGTAAATATCTCGTCGGGGCTGGCTTTTATTCCGTTTCCGGTATCTCCCATTTATAGTGCAGCCAAAGCAGGTTTACATGCTTACACCCGTGTACTGCGATTGCAGCTTAGGAATACTCCTGTAAAGGTATTCGAAATAGCTCCTCCAGCTACTGATACGTCACTGGGAGATGCATTTACAGGATTAGTAGATCCCAGTATGAATATGAAAGTGGATAAGATGGTAAGCCAGTCTATTCAGGGGCTTTTGAAAGACAACCTGGAAATTAAGCCTGGTATGTCAAAGATGATGAAGACATTAGGTCGCTTTGCTCCGGACTTTGCACTTAATTTCATGCATTCATCTATCGAAAAGGCAAGACGAAATAAGTAA